The Microcoleus sp. FACHB-672 sequence CAAGATTCTTTTGTACCAATCTGCGGCAAAAATAGTTTAAAAGAGTAACCGCGACAAAAAACAACGATGTCAGAATCCAGCATAGAATCAATCCTTCAAGAAAAACGCCTATTCCCTCCCGCTGCTGAATTCTCCCAGAACGCTCACATCAAGAGTCTGGAAGAGTATCAACAGCTATATGAACGCGCCAAAGCTGACCCCCAGAAATTCTGGGCGGAATTAGCCGAACAAGAATTGCACTGGTTCCAAAAGTGGGACACCGTGCTGGATTGGCAGCCGCCGTTTGCCAAGTGGTTCACCGGCGGCAAAACGAATATTTCCTACAACTGCCTGGATCGCCACCTCACCACTTGGCGCAAAAATAAAGCTGCCCTGATTTGGGAAGGCGAACCCGGAGACTCGCGCACCCTCACCTACGCACAACTGCACCGGGAAGTCTGCCAGATGGCAAACGTTCTGAAACAGTTAGGTGTGCAAAAAGGCGATCTCGTCGGGATTTATATGCCGATGATTCCAGAAGCAGCAATCGCAATGCTGGCTTGTGCTCGCATTGGTGCACCGCATACGGTTGTCTTTGGCGGCTTTAGCGCGGAAGCGTTGCGTGATCGCCTGATCGACGGGCAAGCAAAGCTGGTGATTACCGCCGATGGTGGCTGGCGCAAGGATGCGGCGGTTCCCCTTAAAGCTCAAGTCGATAAAGCTTTGGCGAATAACGCAGTTCCTAGTATTAACAATGTCCTAGTTGTCAAGCGCACCGGCCAAGAAATCCAGATGGAATCCGGGCGCGATCACTGGTGGCATGAGTTGCAAGCCGGCGCATCCGCAGATTGCCCCGCAGAACCGATGGATAGTGAGGATATGCTGTTCGTCCTCTACACCAGCGGCAGCACCGGCAAACCCAAAGGCGTGGTGCATACGACTGCCGGTTACAACCTCTACACCCACATGACAACCCAATGGATCTTTGACCTCAAAGATACCGATGTTTACTGGTGTACCGCTGATGTCGGCTGGATCACCGGCCACAGCTACATCGTCTATGGCCCACTGTCCAACGGTGCCACAACCTTGATGTACGAAGGTGCGCCCCGCGCCTCCAACCCTGGCTGTATGTGGGACATCATTGAAAAATACGGCGTCAACGTCTTCTACACCGCCCCCACTGCGATTCGGGCTTTCATCAAAATGGGTGAACACCTGCCCAACGCCCGCAACCTATCTTCCCTGCGCTTGTTGGGAACTGTGGGTGAACCGATTAACCCGGAAGCTTGGATGTGGTATCACCGAGTAATTGGTGGTGAACGTTGCCCAATTGTCGATACTTGGTGGCAGACGGAAACCGGCGGGATTATGATTACCCCCCTGCCTGGTGCAATTCCCTCCAAACCTGGTTCCGCAACGTTACCGTTCCCTGGAATTCTGGCGGATGTTGTGGATTTGGACGGCAACTCGGTTGGGGTTAACCAAGGGGGATATCTGGCGGTAAAATACCCCTGGCCCGGTATGATGCGAACCGTCTACGGCGATGATGATCGGTTCCGTCGTACTTACTGGGAGCATATTCCCCCCAAAGATGGCCATTACACCTACTTTGCCGGCGATGGGGCGCGTCGTGATGAGGACGGTTATTTCTGGGTGATGGGACGTGTGGATGATGTAATTAACGTTGCCGGCCACCGGCTGGGTACGATGGAGATTGAATCCGCACTGGTGTCTCACCCGTCGGTTGCAGAGGCGGCGGTTGTAGGTAAACCGGATGACATTAAAGGCGAAGATATTGTGGCGTTTGTCACTTTGGAAGGAACGGCTAGCCCCAGCGACGAGTTGAATAAAGCGTTGAAGCAGCACGTTGTCAGTGAAATTGGGGCGATCGCTCGTCCAGGAGAAATCCGGTTTACGGATGCTTTGCCGAAGACGCGTTCCGGTAAGATTATGCGCCGGCTGTTGCGAAATCTGGCTGCCGGTGAGGAGGTTGCTGGTGATACTTCGACTCTGGAAGATCGGGGTGTGTTGGATAAGCTTCGCGAAGGCAATTAATCCAGGTTAAGATTTTTGGCCTTGGTTTTGATTTGACTTGCCGTGATTCAAAACTGAGGTCAAAAAGCAAAAGTTCTGGATTCGGTGAATGCCGGTGTCTCGGGTTTCAGCACAATAGGGACGCACGATGTAGTACGACCCGACTGAGTTGTTATGATTAAATTAATGATGCAGTGGTTCTGTGAACCGGCCTGAACTTTAATTCTGTTTTTGCTTAATCTGGAAAGTTGCGCCGAAGGCTGCGCCTGCGCCTGCCAATAAGCCAACGCTCATGCCTTCAAGGGTTTTGCTGAAGGGATCTTGAGTTAGGCACTCGTTGGTAACAGAGGTAGCATTTTGACACTGATTGATTTCAGCTTGGCTGGCAGTTCCGCCGAGGACGACGCCAACTGCACTACAAGTAACAATAAGAATAAAAAGCCGGCTTGTTTTTCTTACCATAGATAGATGTGAAAGGCAGCAATAACAACTTCACTTCATTGTGCTGGCGCTCAGGGCATTTTGCAGCAGTATAAATACTGAGATTCTGCCACATTTTTGTCAGAGTCTGCCGGCAAGGGAGGCAATTTTGCTGAGATGTAGCGGGTGACAGGGTGATCAAAGCTATGCCGGTGAGAATATGGAGGTGAAAAGTGTCGGTCTTTTTTTTCAGAAAGTTGGCGGCATCAAAAATGCTGTGTTTGCTTGTGAGTGAGTGCCGGTGAAGTGGAGAGTAAGGAAGAGGCTGCCGGCACGCTTATTCATCCTGTTCAAATTATTAAAAATTTGCGAAATCTAACCTTTTAATTGGCTTGAAATCACTTGTATTTCTTTGAAGAGTTTTATGTTAAAGTATCTTTCTTAAAGTACAATTGATTCAAATTAAAAATTTTCAGCTAAACTTATTTCAACAAACAAAGGAAAGCGAAACGATGACCAACCTGACCACAGAAAAATGCTCTGCCTGCCATGACGGTGCACCTCGTGCCACTGAGGAAGAAATTGCTGAACTCAAACCCCATATTCCTGATTGGAATATTGTGGAGGAAGAAGGAGAACAGCGCTTGCAACGCAGCTACAATTTTCCAGATTTTAAAACGGCATTAGCGTTCACAAACAGTATTGGGGATGCTGCCGAAGAAGTCGGACATCACCCAGCATTACTGACGGAATGGGGGAAGGTTACGGTTACTTGGTGGACTCATGCTATCTCTGGACTTCACCGGAACGATTTTATTATGGCGTCGAGAACTGATGATATTGTGAGCAAATTTACACAGAAGAATTGAATCCTTCTGATTTTTAACCAGAGATTTCGCAGATAAACGCAGATAAATGCCAATAGAAAAGTATTCTGTGTTTATCTGCGCTTTTCAAGGATAAGATATTAAGCTTTTGGTTTGTAGATAGGGAAATTTACGCCTAAATTAAAGGTTTTTTAACGTTACTTTGATGCCGTGTTCCGGGCGTAGAGTGATAGATGGCTGGGGAACAATTGGGTGTTCTGGCACAAGGTTGAGTTCAAATTTCTGGGAAATTGTTGCTAGCAATAAAACTGCTTCCATTAAGGCAAAACCTTTGCCGATGCAAATTCGAGGGCCATCCCCAAAGGGAAAGTATACTCCCCGTGGAAGCTGTTTTTCGAGGTCGCCGGCCCAGCGTTCTGGTTTAAATTCTTCTGCATCCTCAAAATAACGGGGATGCCGGTGCATTACCCACTGACTCATGATAATCGCGCAGCCAGCCGGCACTTGATAGCCGCCAATTTCGCAGTCTTTAATCGTTTGACGCGCCATAGTCGCCACTGCTGGATAAAGCCGCATGGCTTCCTTGATCACCATATCTGTGTAGCGCAAACGCGGTAAGTCAGCCATCGTAGGGACGCGATTTCCTAATACCTCTCTTAACTCTTCTTGCAATTTAGTTCGCGCTTCAGGATATTGAGATAAAAGCATCCATGTCCATGCTAAAGTATTGGCGGTAGTTTCATGCCCAGCTAATATTAAAGTTGCCGCTTCATCGCGCAACTGTTTATCGGTCATTTTGCTACCATCTTCTTCATCTTGCGCTTGCATTAACATTGAGAGTAAATCTCCTGGATCTTCTCCGCTAACACGGCGCTGATTGATAATGTTGTAAATATTTTTATCCAGCTGCTGGATCGCATTTCTGTAGCGGATATTTTCAGGTCGGGGAAACCATTCCAGAATTAAAAATCCTTGTTTCCGCTTACTTTCAAACCAATCCATCGCCACATCAAGGGCATGGGCTACATCTTTCGCTTCGCCTTCCGTGATATCACTGTTAAATATCGTTTTCATCACAATATTTAAAGTCAGACGCATCATGTCTGCATGGATATCACGAGTTTCCCCGTCTTTCCAGCTTTCAAGCATTCGCTCAGTATAAGCAACCATGACCTCCCCATACCCAGCAATTCGCTTTTGGTGGAAGATCGGTTGAGTAAGGCGTCGCTGGCGAAACCAAGAATCTCCCTCACTGCTTAAAAGTCCTTCGCCTAGCAAGGTTTTTAACGCCTTCAACCCACGACTTTTTACAAATAATTCTCGATCTTTAAGGACATACTGAATATATTCAGGGTTGGCTAGCACGCAGGCTGGTGCTAAGCCTAAGCGGAGGGGGGTAATATCCCCATATTTCTGGACGCATTCCGTCATAAACTCCAGCGGATTACGACCAAAGTCTGCAAGGTTGCCAACTAAGGAATTTCCTTCTGGCCCTGGCAAATCGAAGATATCTTGAGTCATGGTGAATTTTTCTAGATAATACCCTTACTACTTTAATTTATTTTTTATAAATCGAAGTTGAAAAGCTTGTCTTAAAATTCTAAATTTTATTTTTATCTCTTGCAACAGGTAAAGCTTAAAGCTTAAGCATTTTTTTGAATCCACAAAATAAAAAATATCTTTTAATAAATATAAATTCTAATATCACGACTCACTTAAAATTATTATATAAAATTTACTTTTGTGACTTGCTTTTGATTAGATTTTCTTCAGCTTTTAAGCCGACATCAAATCCAAACTCTCCATAGCTTAGCGTTTTGAATCGAAAACCTGTCGCATTCCACCTATCGAAATCAGCGTCTTCATAGGATATGGTTGATTAAGTAGCAGGTTTTTCGTATCCACGTTTCTAATATGGCTCCTGAAACGCATACTATTCCTTACAACTTGATAATGACCGCCGGCGATGTGGCGCTGTTATGGCTTGTGCGGTGCAAAATGCCTAAAACGGTGCAAATTGCCGGCTTCTTCACGTTAGCAACATTTGGGGTAATTGCACCTTTCTTTTTGGGAGAATATGGCTTAGGCATCCTGCAACTGTTAGCTTACGGCATTTTTGTGCACGGGTTTATCGTCCTCACCGGCTTGGCGATTATTCTGCGTTCTTTGTCTCGTAAAATGGCAATGGCGGCGGCTGTGGGGGCGGTATTTTTAGGAACGATTGCTGTCGATGCTTTTGCGATTGAACCCGCTTGGCTGGAGGTGTCTCACGTTCAATTGAGTACACCGAAACTAAAAACCCCTTTAAAAGTTGCGCTTGTCGCTGATTTCCAAACAGATGTGTGGGGGGAATATGAACGGCAAGCGCTACGTTTGACAATGGCAGAAAAACCTGATTTAATACTTTTAGCCGGCGATTATTTGCAGGAATTTGATGAGCAACGTCGGGAAATATTGCGGCAAAAGTTTAATTCTTTTCTCCAACAAATTAACTTTAGCGCACCTTTAGGCACCTATGCGGTTGCGGGCGATACAGAGAGTTTTATCGACCCGACAAACTGGCCGCAGGCGTTTGAGGGGCTGCCAGTGACGGCATTGCGAGAAAAAACGACACTGGTGCTGCCTGAATTTTGCCTCACCGGCTTACCACTGGCTGCTTCCAGAAATCCTCGGTTAAAGGTTGCGCCTTGCGATCGCTTTCACATCGTTTTAGGTCATGCGCCGGACTTTGCGCTGGGTGATGTGGACGCCGATTTGCTGGTTGCCGGCCACACACACGGGGGCCAGGTACGGCTTCCTTTCTTCGGGCCGGTGTTTACCCGTTCCAAAATACCGCGAAGTTGGGCTGCCGGCGTGACGAAACTAACGGGCAATCGCACCCTAATTGTATCGCGGGGAATTGGGATGCAGCGAGGCGTTGCACCGAGGGTGAGATTTTTATGCCGGCCAGAATTAGTCATCATTGAATTGCTTCCCGCTTAGGGGCGAACAGCAGTGGTAAACTTCCTTAATGGTTGCTTATTGCTTTTATGTTTGTTGAGATTGAACCAAATTTTCTTCGCACCATTGCCACCGACTCGGATCGGGTTCCCACGCTGTATTACTCTAAATATTGGCCGGTGAGGCAAGTGTTTTGGATGCGATTGAAGATGATTAATTTTCACTTGCAACGCCTCTCACTTTCCAAAGATGCCTGTCTGGATTTTGGCGGAGGTGGTGGAGTATTTTTACCAACGCTTACGCGTCAGTTCAAGACAGTTTTTTTTCTCGATTTAGAAGATATCGAAGCGCGACAAGTTGCTGAAAAGCATCAGTTAAATAATCTTAAAATCATTAAAGATGATGTAGCGGCTGTCAAAATTCCTCAAGCGTCTTTTGATGCGATTATTGCTGCTGATGTCTTAGAGCATTTTCAGAATTTATCTGTGCCGGCATCTGTCCTGAGAAGTTGGTTAAAACCGGATGGCGTCTTGCTTACTTCCTTGCCAACCGAAAATTTTATTTACACCGGCTTACGCAAAGTTTTTGGAATTACGAAGCCGGCTGATCACTATCACACCGGCAGCGAAGTCGAATCTTATCTGAAATCTCATGGGTTTAAACAAATTCGCCGCACCTTTGTTCCTTTATATTGGAATATATTTCCCCTATTTCTTGTAAGCGCTTGGCAGCGTGATGAAAATTATAGCAATTTATAAAAAAGTAGGATGCTCCAAAAAGTTGCTGTTGTAATTCCCTGCTTTAACGTTAAAAAGCATATTTTGGCAGTCATTGATAAAATTGGATCTGAGGTGGATTTAATTTATGTGATTGATGATAATTGTCCAGAGGCAACAGGCGATTATGTTAATAGCTATTGTCAAGATTCACGGGTAAAAGTTATCTTTCATCAAACGAATAAAGGCGTGGGGGGTGCCGTTGTTTCTGGGTATAGAGAAGCAATCGCTGCCGGCGCAACCATTATTATTAAAATTGATGGCGATGGACAAATGGAACCCGCCTTAATTCCTAAGTTTATTAAACCCATTGCCGGCAATCTGGCAGATTATGTTAAAGGTAATCGATTTTTTGATTTAGATTTACTGGCATCTATGCCGAAGCTAAGGCTAATCGGAAATGCCTTGCTGTCTTTTGTCAGTAAAATGTGCAGTGGATATTGGGATATTATGGACCCGACGAATGGCTATACCGCCATTCATACAAGCGTTTTAAAAATGATTCCTCTGCATAAATTAGATAAAAGATATTTCTTTGAAAGTGATATGCTATTTCGATTAAATACCGTGCGTGCAGTAGTTTATGATCTGCCGATGGCTGCAAAGTACGGTGAAGAAATTAGCCATCTCAAAATTGGTAGAGTTATCTTAGTTTTTCCCTGCAAGTACCTAAATCGTTTCTTTAAACGAATCTTTTACAATTACTTTTTACGAGATTTTAATATTGGTTCGGTTGAATTGATTGTTGCTATCATTTTAATCAGCCTGGGATTAATATTTGGATTATATAATTGGTATTTAAGCATTCAACGAGGAATACCGGCAACCAGTGGTACAGTCATGCTAGCGTCTCTCCCGATTATTCTGGGATTTCAATCCTTATTGGCTGCAATTAACTATGATGTGACAAATGTTCCAAAGATGCCGGTTCACAAAATATGGGAAAACTTAGAATAAAAAGTTGGTAGAAAATATAAATTTATAATGAGACAAAACTGGAAATCGATTGTCAAAACGCCTGAAAAAGCCTTTGTTATTATCAGTGTCATTTTTGGCATTTTATTTTTACTGATAACGCCTCCCTTTCAAGCTGCGGATGAGTATCAGCATTTTTATCGATCTTTTCAGGTATCCCAAGGAGGTTTCATCTCAGAAAAAAAAATCGTTGACTGTCATGGAAGACTGGTTTACACGCCGGCAGCAATTTGTGTGGGAGGAATGCTGCCAAAAAGTGTTCTAATAACCGCGAAACAAGCCTCAACAGTTGATCTCCGTTTTCAACCAGAAAACAAGCAAAAAGTTCAAGATATTATTTCCTTGCTTAATTTACCGCTTAAGCGTCAGGATAAAATTTTTGTACGTTTTCCCAATGCTGCTTTATACTCCCCTATTCCTTACTTACCGCAAGCTTTAGGAATGGCAATTGGGCAATTATTTGGAGTTTCTTCCATAATTATATTCTATTTGGGGAGAGCGGTAAACTTATTGGTTTGGGTGGGACTTATCTATCTAGCGATTAAAGTTACTCCAATTTATAAATGGTTAGTATTTTTATTAGCTTTAACTCCGATGCAACTATTTCAAGCAGCTTCCCTATCTGCGGATGCTTT is a genomic window containing:
- the acs gene encoding acetate--CoA ligase — encoded protein: MSESSIESILQEKRLFPPAAEFSQNAHIKSLEEYQQLYERAKADPQKFWAELAEQELHWFQKWDTVLDWQPPFAKWFTGGKTNISYNCLDRHLTTWRKNKAALIWEGEPGDSRTLTYAQLHREVCQMANVLKQLGVQKGDLVGIYMPMIPEAAIAMLACARIGAPHTVVFGGFSAEALRDRLIDGQAKLVITADGGWRKDAAVPLKAQVDKALANNAVPSINNVLVVKRTGQEIQMESGRDHWWHELQAGASADCPAEPMDSEDMLFVLYTSGSTGKPKGVVHTTAGYNLYTHMTTQWIFDLKDTDVYWCTADVGWITGHSYIVYGPLSNGATTLMYEGAPRASNPGCMWDIIEKYGVNVFYTAPTAIRAFIKMGEHLPNARNLSSLRLLGTVGEPINPEAWMWYHRVIGGERCPIVDTWWQTETGGIMITPLPGAIPSKPGSATLPFPGILADVVDLDGNSVGVNQGGYLAVKYPWPGMMRTVYGDDDRFRRTYWEHIPPKDGHYTYFAGDGARRDEDGYFWVMGRVDDVINVAGHRLGTMEIESALVSHPSVAEAAVVGKPDDIKGEDIVAFVTLEGTASPSDELNKALKQHVVSEIGAIARPGEIRFTDALPKTRSGKIMRRLLRNLAAGEEVAGDTSTLEDRGVLDKLREGN
- a CDS encoding 4a-hydroxytetrahydrobiopterin dehydratase, producing MTNLTTEKCSACHDGAPRATEEEIAELKPHIPDWNIVEEEGEQRLQRSYNFPDFKTALAFTNSIGDAAEEVGHHPALLTEWGKVTVTWWTHAISGLHRNDFIMASRTDDIVSKFTQKN
- a CDS encoding cytochrome P450; translated protein: MTQDIFDLPGPEGNSLVGNLADFGRNPLEFMTECVQKYGDITPLRLGLAPACVLANPEYIQYVLKDRELFVKSRGLKALKTLLGEGLLSSEGDSWFRQRRLTQPIFHQKRIAGYGEVMVAYTERMLESWKDGETRDIHADMMRLTLNIVMKTIFNSDITEGEAKDVAHALDVAMDWFESKRKQGFLILEWFPRPENIRYRNAIQQLDKNIYNIINQRRVSGEDPGDLLSMLMQAQDEEDGSKMTDKQLRDEAATLILAGHETTANTLAWTWMLLSQYPEARTKLQEELREVLGNRVPTMADLPRLRYTDMVIKEAMRLYPAVATMARQTIKDCEIGGYQVPAGCAIIMSQWVMHRHPRYFEDAEEFKPERWAGDLEKQLPRGVYFPFGDGPRICIGKGFALMEAVLLLATISQKFELNLVPEHPIVPQPSITLRPEHGIKVTLKNL
- a CDS encoding metallophosphoesterase — its product is MAPETHTIPYNLIMTAGDVALLWLVRCKMPKTVQIAGFFTLATFGVIAPFFLGEYGLGILQLLAYGIFVHGFIVLTGLAIILRSLSRKMAMAAAVGAVFLGTIAVDAFAIEPAWLEVSHVQLSTPKLKTPLKVALVADFQTDVWGEYERQALRLTMAEKPDLILLAGDYLQEFDEQRREILRQKFNSFLQQINFSAPLGTYAVAGDTESFIDPTNWPQAFEGLPVTALREKTTLVLPEFCLTGLPLAASRNPRLKVAPCDRFHIVLGHAPDFALGDVDADLLVAGHTHGGQVRLPFFGPVFTRSKIPRSWAAGVTKLTGNRTLIVSRGIGMQRGVAPRVRFLCRPELVIIELLPA
- a CDS encoding class I SAM-dependent methyltransferase, whose translation is MFVEIEPNFLRTIATDSDRVPTLYYSKYWPVRQVFWMRLKMINFHLQRLSLSKDACLDFGGGGGVFLPTLTRQFKTVFFLDLEDIEARQVAEKHQLNNLKIIKDDVAAVKIPQASFDAIIAADVLEHFQNLSVPASVLRSWLKPDGVLLTSLPTENFIYTGLRKVFGITKPADHYHTGSEVESYLKSHGFKQIRRTFVPLYWNIFPLFLVSAWQRDENYSNL
- a CDS encoding glycosyltransferase family 2 protein produces the protein MLQKVAVVIPCFNVKKHILAVIDKIGSEVDLIYVIDDNCPEATGDYVNSYCQDSRVKVIFHQTNKGVGGAVVSGYREAIAAGATIIIKIDGDGQMEPALIPKFIKPIAGNLADYVKGNRFFDLDLLASMPKLRLIGNALLSFVSKMCSGYWDIMDPTNGYTAIHTSVLKMIPLHKLDKRYFFESDMLFRLNTVRAVVYDLPMAAKYGEEISHLKIGRVILVFPCKYLNRFFKRIFYNYFLRDFNIGSVELIVAIILISLGLIFGLYNWYLSIQRGIPATSGTVMLASLPIILGFQSLLAAINYDVTNVPKMPVHKIWENLE